From a region of the Fusobacterium sp. FSA-380-WT-3A genome:
- a CDS encoding HU family DNA-binding protein, which produces MIKKDFIKLYCTKNNIDEKQGQKDIENFIDTLKYALTIDKNIIFRNFGSFEVKKTKERVVVNPQNINKKIDVKSRKYVKFKISKTLEDKLAD; this is translated from the coding sequence ATGATAAAAAAAGATTTTATAAAATTATATTGCACTAAAAATAATATTGATGAAAAACAAGGACAAAAAGATATAGAAAATTTTATAGATACTTTAAAATATGCTTTAACTATTGATAAAAATATTATCTTTAGAAATTTTGGTTCCTTTGAAGTCAAAAAAACTAAAGAAAGAGTTGTTGTTAATCCACAAAATATTAATAAAAAAATAGACGTAAAATCTAGAAAATATGTAAAATTTAAAATCAGTAAAACATTAGAAGATAAATTAGCAGATTAA